A single Nicotiana tabacum cultivar K326 chromosome 5, ASM71507v2, whole genome shotgun sequence DNA region contains:
- the LOC107795121 gene encoding putative phospholipid hydroperoxide glutathione peroxidase — protein sequence MASFAVFSPICPVFSQAKLNLNYKSSLFSSYKPTLSSTKSSFLQYGFSLPISNFSGSSLKSKVMGTISARAATEKTIHDFTVKDIDGKDVPLSKFKGKVLLIVNVASRCGLTTSNYTELSQVYEKYKTKGLEILAFPCNQFGAQEPGSNPEIKQFACTRFKAEFPIFDKVDVNGPNTAPVYQFLKSSAGGFLGDLVKWNFEKFLVDKNGKVVERYPPTTSPIQIEKDIQKLLAA from the exons ATGGCTTCTTTTGCAGTATTTTCACCAATATGCCCTGTTTTTTCTCAAGCCAAACTGAACCTTAACTATaaatcttctcttttttcttcttataaACCGACTTTAAGCTCTACTAAATCTTCATTTTTACAATATGGTTTCAGTTTACCAATCTCTAATTTTTCTGGGTCTTCATTAAAGTCCAAGGTTATGGGCACAATCTCTGCTAGAGCTGCTACTGAGAAAACTATTCATGACTTCACTGTTAAG GATATTGATGGGAAAGATGTCCCACTTAGCAAATTTAAGGGAAAGGTTCTTCTAATTGTCAATGTTGCTTCCAGATG TGGCTTGACGACATCAAATTACACAGAGCTCTCTCAGGTGTATGAGAAGTATAAAACTAAAG GACTTGAGATTCttgcttttccatgtaatcaatTTGGGGCTCAAGAGCCAGGATCTAATCCAGAGATTAAACAGTTTGCCTGCACTCGGTTTAAAGCTGAATTCCCAATATTTGACAAG GTCGATGTGAACGGTCCTAACACGGCACCAGTTTACCAGTTCCTAAAATCAAGTGCAGGAGGATTTTTAGGTGATCTGGTTAAGTGGAATTTTGAGAAGTTTCTTGTGGACAAAAATGGTAAAGTTGTTGAGAGGTACCCACCAACAACGTCACCTATCCAAATAGAG AAGGATATTCAGAAACTTTTGGCGGCATAA